One Fusarium poae strain DAOMC 252244 chromosome 4, whole genome shotgun sequence DNA window includes the following coding sequences:
- a CDS encoding hypothetical protein (BUSCO:22154at5125), whose amino-acid sequence MGDSISEPMDTADDGHNGPRAPCPTSVTASALLPIRDGYSPRRTDFSDNRDNDADSDTEFASIMASSMLTGIHNTASNPVSPGSSSPSHDQAAKTSDFVPPTRPSSTPFPHPDHRHSKPCCLNGFSHGADENPTADSTASSDTEPIISHPETNFNDLPIEVHEAILDHLFGYRVSATSRSSMAVSSISKSWGTALRHSRRRELTALALVSDVWRVLVQQRLYRHIKLKATIDCLEDAMVHLAMHEHLQTYVKHIEIWFPVFQPTYGPVALSNSLTLPTVTMEGLTNATYTLPGNNCTLEQVFQFVGQTLPQARVLTLEGGERRKAPRVLHFPEQRIDPAIYKSLPTLHSVQTLVTRGQWNLMRDNQDFATVLNALPGLYEWQGSYSKPKSKSYITVAEFLPQLPRHVTNLSVCLESDYRREGVVPPFYSKVVQKTHICARMAEILPSLEHFAYTGRVCHQFFDIAMRLTDSRDYRLKTLDLTVKNCCRYNTSFHEAGSGIQDMGFIDAFERLVLSAIRALEKLKGVVYLRIRFVDLDSVLPPLNPFFIMRNGACSGVWSERILAEMGRVRPDVHFTELSESFGNIVYNKDGRMVITPEPPKTKITSLKLANYRSLATGITIQ is encoded by the exons ATGGGAGACTCTATCAGCGAACCCATGGACACCGCCGATGACGGCCATAATGGCCCCCGTGCGCCTTGTCCTACCTCTGTTACTGCATCCGCCCTTCTACCCATCCGAGATGGTTATTCACCACGGAGAACCGACTTTAGCGACAACCGAGACAACGATGCGGATTCTGATACTGAATTCGCCTCCATCATGGCCTCATCCATGCTGACTGGCATTCACAACACCGCTTCCAACCCCGTCTCTccgggctcttccagccCTTCTCACGATCAAGCCGCCAAGACGTCCGATTTCGTCCCTCCCACGAGACCGAGCAGCACGCCGTTTCCTCATCCCGATCACCGACATTCTAAGCCATGTTGCCTCAACGGCTTTTCGCACGGCGCCGACGAAAATCCTACTGCGGACTCCACGGCTTCATCCGACACTGAGCCTATCATCTCACATCCAGAAACCAACTTCAATGATCTGCCGATTGAGGTTCATGAAGCAATTCTGGACCACCTGTTTGGCTACCGAGTTTCCGCTACATCTAGAAGCTCGATGGCCGTATCGAGCATCAGCAAGAGCTGGGGAACGGCGCTTAGACACTCCAGGAGAAGGGAACTGACCGCACTGGCGCTTGTGAGCGATGTCTGGAGAGTTCTCGTCCAGCAACGACTTTATCGTCATATCAAGCTCAAGGCGACTATAGACTGCCTGGAAGATGCAATGGTGCACTTGGCAATGCATGAACATTTGCAAACCTATGTCAAACATATCGAAATTTGGTTTCCCGTTTTCCAACCCACCTACGGACCAGTCGCTCTATCTAACAGTCTAACGCTACCGACAGTAACAATGGAAGGATTGACCAACGCTACGTACACTTTACCGGGTAATAACTGTACCCTCGAGCAGGTCTTCCAATTTGTCGGACAAACTCTACCACAGGCAAGAGTTTTGACTCTGGAGGGAGGAGAGCGACGCAAGGCTCCTAGAGTTCTTCACTTTCCCGAGCAAAGAATCGATCCAGCCATCTACAAATCGCTACCGACCCTTCACTCGGTGCAAACCCTCGTGACAAGGGGCCAATGGAATCTTATGCGGGATAACCAGGACTTTGCAACAGTGCTGAACGCGCTACCAGGTCTTTACGAGTGGCAGGGTTCGTATAGTAAGCCGAAATCTAAGAGCTACATTACCGTGGCCGAGTTTCTTCCACAACTGCCACGCCACGTCACGAATCTGAGCGTGTGCCTTGAGAGTGACTATCGCCGGGAAGGAGTCGTGCCTCCATTCTACTCCAAGGTCGTACAGAAGACACATATCTGCGCAAGAATGGCTGAGATATTGCCTTCGCTGGAGCATTTTGCGTATACTGGTCGTGTCTGCCACCAATTCTTCGACATAGCCATGCGACTGACAGATTCACGAGACTATCGACTCAAGACACTAGACCTGACTGTCAAGAATTGCTGCCGCTATAACACTAGCTTCCATGAGGCTGGTTCTGGTATCCAGGATATGGGATTCATCGATGCGTTCGAGAGGCTGGTGCTGTCAGCAATTCGTGCACTGGAGAAGCTCAAAGGGGTGGTTTACTTGAGGATTCGATTTGTTGATCTCG ATTCTGTTCTACCACCTCTGAACCCCTTCTTTATCATGCGTAACGGTGCATGCTCTGGTGTCTGGAGCGAGAGAATCTTGGCCGAGATGGGACGCGTCCGTCCCGATGTTCACTTTACTGAATTGAGCGAGTCGTTTGGCAACATCGTCTATAACAAAGATGGAAGAATGGTCATTACGCCTGAGCCTCCGAAAACGAAAATCACGTCGCTCAAGTTAGCAAACTACCGCTCGCTCGCGACAGGCATCACAATCCAATAA
- the GPI14 gene encoding GPI mannosyltransferase 1 (TransMembrane:8 (i12-30o80-102i159-185o218-237i285-303o315-340i352-370o382-405i)~BUSCO:27675at5125~CAZy:GT50) has translation MPSIAPFLRTTPLFTISLLLRLGLLFYGIYQDAHSALKYTDIDYLVFTDASRFVADGLSPYARDTYRYTPLLAWLLLPTVHFPAFGKLVFAAADLLAGWLILRVLRRRGMDEATAGGFSALWLWNPMVATISTRGSSEGLLGVLTMGLLWAVDRRKLSLAAIILGVSVHFKIYPFIYAPAIIWWMDDARLGKETKPARQPSSTKEAITNFFTPDRLKFGLLSLITFMILNLVMFAIYETPFLVHTYFHHVTRIDHRHNFSPYNVLLYLTSATPAHAAPAFRIESFAFLPQLLLSCVLIPLALAKRDLAISMMAQTFAFVTFNKVCTSQYFLWYMIFLPLYLPNSSFLRNGKLGIFALLLWIVSQGAWLQQGYELEFLGISTFYPGLWLASIGFFLVNCWILGVIISDGARQSTRSTVKFHVE, from the exons ATGCCCTCAATAGCCCCCTTTCTGCGCACAACGCCTCTATTCACCATTTCTCTCCTCTTACGACTCGGTCTCCTATTCTACGGCATCTACCAAGATGCCCACTCAGCTCTCAAATACACAGACATCGACTATCTCGTCTTCACCGACGCTTCGCGCTTTGTTGCAGATGGCCTATCACCGTACGCCCGCGACACGTACCGTTACACGCCTCTTCTAGCCTGGCTTTTACTCCCGACTGTTCACTTCCCCGCCTTTGGCAAGCTCGTCTTTGCTGCGGCAGATCTCCTTGCAGGATGGCTTATTCTGCGCGTGCTCAGAAGAAGGGGCATGGATGAGGCCACGGCTGGAGGATTCTCTGCTTTGTGGTTGTGGAACCCAATGGTTGCGACTATCAGTACTCGTGGAAGTTCGGAAGGTCTGTTGGGAGTTTTGACTATGGGTTTGTTGTGGGCTGTTGACAGGCGAAAACTCAGCCTTGCAGCCATCATTCTGGGAGTCTCGGTTCACTTCAAGATCTATCCCTTTATCTACGCACCAGCGATTATCTGGTGGATGGATGATGCGCGTTTGGGAAAGGAGACAAAGCCTGCTCGGCAGCCTTCATCAACCAAAGAGGCAATTACAAACTTCTTCACGCCGGATCGTCTCAAGTTTggccttctcagcctcattACTTTCATGATTCTTAATCTTGTCATGTTTGCCAT CTATGAAACTCCGTTCCTTGTTCATACTTACTTTCACCACGTTACAAGGATTGATCATCGCCACAATTTCTCACCCTACAACGTCTTGCTGTATCTTACATCCGCAACTCCCGCTCACGCGGCGCCTGCATTCCGCATTGAGTCGTTCGCTTTTCTCCCCCAGCTCCTCCTTTCATGTGTCCTCATCCCCTTGGCCCTTGCCAAGCGCGATCTTGCGATATCCATGATGGCTCAGACCTTTGCCTTTGTTACATTCAACAAGGTTTGCACTTCTCAG TACTTCCTTTGGTACATGATCTTCTTGCCGCTCTATCTCCCTAACTCATCCTTCCTACGCAATGGCAAGCTTGGCATCTTTGCCCTGTTACTCTGGATTGTCTCACAAGGAGCTTGGTTGCAACAAGGATATGAGCTCGAGTTCCTTGGTATAAGCACCTTCTACCCTGGTCTTTGGCTTGCCTCAATTGGCTTTTTCCTGGTCAACTGCTGGATCTTGGGTGTTATTATCAGTGATGGCGCTCGTCAGTCGACTAGGTCAACTGTCAAGTTCCATGTTGAGTAG
- a CDS encoding hypothetical protein (BUSCO:44074at5125), producing MSGGVKRDRDGNARAKNAGPPKQSGPRGRFHDMFEGFRDELDEHHDRRERIVKASRDVTAMSKKIIFTLQRVKHLNKDFPPHIQQDIDTRLEEIAKLLTAIAPDLQNVNRYRYTSPLRCLEEYVEALSFAHYLRHQTVITPAEAQAAMPEGMTLTPHDYMYGIFDLFGELMRFATVTTAQTGELAGNGERNIMGDIQELACAFELLPDVPTKDWRGKMGAMRQSVKKVEKLGYGLVVRGSERPKGWVPDMKDDAPEPTSP from the exons ATGTCAGGTGGTGTTAAGAGAGACCGCGACGGTAACGCTCGTGCTAAGAACGCGGGCCCGCCGAAGCAGTCTGGGCCAAGGGGAAGGTTTCATGATATGTTTGAAGGTTTTCGCGATGAGCTTGATGAGCATCATGATCGACGAGAGAGGATCGTCAAGGCTTCACGGGATGTTACGGCTATGAGCAAGAAAAT CATTTTCACACTTCAGAG AGTCAAACATCTCAACAAAGATTTCCCACCTCACATCCAACAAGACATAGACACCCGTCTTGAGGAAATCGCCAAACTTCTCACCGCTATCGCTCCTGATCTGCAAAACGTCAACCGCTACCGCTACACCTCTCCCCTGCGATGCCTTGAAGAATACGTCGAGGCGCTATCTTTCGCACACTACCTCCGCCACCAAACCGTCATCACTCCCGCAGAGGCCCAAGCCGCTATGCCAGAAGGCATGACCCTGACACCGCATGATTACATGTATGGCATTTTCGACCTCTTTGGCGAGCTGATGCGCTTTGCGACTGTTACGACAGCCCAGACGGGTGAGCTGGCCGGTAACGGAGAACGAAACATCATGGGCGATATCCAAGAGCTTGCATGCGCGTTTGAGCTTTTGCCTGACGTGCCTACCAAGGATTGGAGGGGTAAGATGGGTGCGATGAGACAGAGTGTCAAAAAGGTTGAGAAGCTAGGTTATGGACTTGTGGTGAGAGGAAGTGAGAGACCCAAGGGTTGGGTGCCTGATATGAAGGATGATGCGCCAGAGCCTACGTCGCCATGA